A genomic window from Eleginops maclovinus isolate JMC-PN-2008 ecotype Puerto Natales chromosome 9, JC_Emac_rtc_rv5, whole genome shotgun sequence includes:
- the s1pr1 gene encoding sphingosine 1-phosphate receptor 1 produces MAEPSYSDLIATHYNFTGKYRKPQQNSGLKADSVVFIIVCCFIILENILVLTTIWRTKKFHKPMYYFIGNLALSDLLAGVVYTANILLSGANTYKLTPTQWFCREGSMFVALAASVFSLLAIAIERHLTMLKMKLHNNGNTCRVFLLISTVWMIAAVLGGLPLMGWNCINSMTRCSTVLPLYHKTYILFCTTVFSILLLAIVVLYARIYALVRTRSRKLVFRKVSNGRGNAGANIKSSEKSMALLKTVIIVLSCFIACWAPLFILLLLDAACETLSCPILYKAEWFLALAVLNSAMNPLIYTLTSNEMRRAFLKTLLCCTACLRPKSKFTGPIMGVEFSRSKSDNSSHPNKDEAEYSPRGTTAASSGNVTSSS; encoded by the coding sequence ATGGCTGAGCCCAGCTACTCCGACCTGATCGCCACACACTACAACTTCACCGGGAAGTACCGCAAGCCGCAGCAGAACTCGGGCCTGAAGGCGGACTCCGTGGTCTTCATCATCGTGTGCTGCTTCATCATCCTGGAGAACATCCTTGTGCTCACCACCATCTGGAGGACCAAGAAGTTCCACAAGCCCATGTACTACTTCATCGGGAACCTGGCGCTGTCCGACCTGCTGGCCGGTGTCGTCTACACCGCCAACATCCTGCTGTCCGGCGCCAACACCTACAAGCTGACGCCCACGCAGTGGTTCTGCAGGGAGGGCAGCATGTTCGTGGCGCTGGCGGCGTCCGTCTTCAGCCTGCTGGCCATCGCCATCGAGCGCCACCTCACCATGCTGAAGATGAAGCTGCACAACAACGGGAACACGTGCCGCGTCTTCCTGCTGATCAGCACCGTGTGGATGATCGCGGCGGTGCTGGGCGGCCTGCCGCTGATGGGCTGGAACTGCATCAACAGCATGACGCGCTGCTCCACCGTGCTGCCGCTCTACCACAAGACCTACATCCTGTTCTGCACCACCGTCTTCAGCATCCTGCTCCTGGCCATCGTGGTGCTGTACGCCCGCATCTACGCCCTGGTGCGAACGCGCAGCCGCAAACTCGTCTTCCGCAAGGTGTCCAACGGCCGGGGCAACGCCGGCGCCAACATCAAGAGCTCGGAGAAGTCGATGGCGCTGCTGAAGACCGTGATCATCGTGCTGAGCTGCTTCATCGCCTGCTGGGCGCCGCtcttcatcctgctgctgctggacgcCGCCTGTGAGACCCTCAGTTGCCCCATCCTCTACAAGGCCGAGTGGTTCCTGGCGCTCGCCGTCCTCAACTCCGCCATGAACCCGCTCATCTACACGCTGACCAGCAACGAGATGCGCCGCGCCTTCCTCAAAACGCTGCTGTGCTGCACCGCCTGCCTCCGGCCCAAGTCCAAGTTCACCGGTCCGATCATGGGGGTGGAGTTCAGCCGCAGCAAATCGGATAACTCCTCCCACCCCAACAAGGACGAGGCCGAGTACTCGCCGAGGGGCACGACAGCGGCGTCCTCGGGGAACGTCACCTCATCGTCTTAA